Proteins from one Cydia fagiglandana chromosome 13, ilCydFagi1.1, whole genome shotgun sequence genomic window:
- the LOC134670416 gene encoding dynactin subunit 5: MELQDIYYNKSEYVETASGNKVSRQTVLCGSQNIILHGKVIVQSEAIIRGDLANVKTGRFCIISKGSVIRPPFKKFSKGVAFFPLQMGDHVYVGENTVVNAAVVGSYVYIGKNVVIGRRCVLKDCCMIEDNSVLPAETVVPSFARYSGSPARFVTTLPEAMPDLMTEFTKGYYQHFLPTTVN; encoded by the exons ATGGAGCTTCAAGatatttattacaataaatCTGAATATGTGGAAACA GCTTCTGGTAATAAAGTGAGCAGACAAACAGTGCTGTGCGGCTCGCAAAACATTATACTACATGGCAAAGTTATCGTTCAAAGCGAAGCAATCATAAGAGGCGACCTGGCGAATGTTAAGACAGGGCGTTTCTGCATCATCAGTAAAGGGTCTGTTATACGACCACCTTTTAAGAAGTTTAGTAAAGG AGTAGCCTTCTTCCCACTTCAAATGGGTGACCATGTTTACGTTGGGGAAAACACTGTGGTAAATGCTGCTGTGGTTGGATCTTATGTGTACATCGGGAAAAATGTTGTTATA GGCAGGAGATGTGTCCTAAAAGACTGCTGTATGATTGAAGACAACTCCGTGCTGCCTGCCGAGACAGTAGTACCCTCATTTGCTAGATACTCCGGCAGCCCTGCCCGTTTTGTCACCACTTTACCCGAAGCCATGCCTGACCTGATGACAGAGTTCACTAAAGGCTACTACCAACATTTTCTACCAACTACTGTAAATTAA